The following coding sequences lie in one Monomorium pharaonis isolate MP-MQ-018 chromosome 1, ASM1337386v2, whole genome shotgun sequence genomic window:
- the LOC105831586 gene encoding X-ray repair cross-complementing protein 5, with product MPPRKLKESITFLVNVGIAHKDAQSNLQLLDNEKFILKHIIQKKIFLRPKDEIGVILMGSNTNESDSASGFDNVQELCSMQVGNWDLIKSIERLQVTNHSCSWMEAIYAAVEYIQRECVDKCDRKILLLSAFNEEEDIVEQFQAKNIAEALNSQEISLIAIGERALSDEDKDSRTASEMLLMEVLEQIDGQYLTFEYAMSDVRFYKRPSTKPLPWYCPMELGDFRIPIAGISKMPSEVRLPEMALIAKTSTSNAPDKEVPIKNVAQWTDNDRTIHTQEDIIRGYVYGSKTIPVSDESKKEMTPKNNDKCYKIHGFTSRKNIPMEYWLSDGSYVIVPANESVSAPFYSLVQAMVEKNVVAIVEKVYRANTEANMVALFPSVDVPNEPWCLIEIGLPFERDYGAIGQRPLKSVMSQLSKEQSDAIDDLLTSLELPDAADDDATGGSEKYLPGYMPDPGMQHMWDTLAHRALNPDKPLPPIADDVLNLLEQPEFVKEKCKPATERIKNLFFLEKKKPLNRKRNKSQEEDNKQLDTNNDALMMQTVKKEDRNIVQDNNDKSENTALFDECDFNFDVDI from the exons ATGCCGCCAAGAAAATTAaag GAGAGTATAACTTTTCTAGTTAACGTCGGGATTGCCCATAAAGATGCACAGAGCAATCTACAACTCTTGGATAACGAGAAGTTCATCCttaaacatattattcaaaaaaag ATATTTCTACGCCCCAAGGATGAGATAGGAGTGATATTAATGGGTTCAAATACCAATGAAAGCGATAGTGCTTCAGGATTTGACAATGTACAAGAACTCTGTAGCATGCAGGTTGGAAACTGggatttgataaaaagtatCGAGAGACTGCAAGTTACAAATCACAGTTGTTCATGGATGGAGGCAATTTATGCTGCAGTTGAATATATCCAACGCGAATGTGT AGATAAATGTGACAGAAAAATACTCTTGCTATCTGCTTTTAATGAGGAAGAGGATATTGTTGAACAGTTTCAGGCAAAGAATATTGCAGAGGCATTAAATTCACAGGAAATTTCACTTATTGCAAT TGGAGAAAGAGCACTGTCTGATGAAGATAAAGATTCTCGAACGGCTAGTGAAATGTTGCTTATGGAAGTACTAGAACAg attgACGGTCAGTATCTCACTTTTGAATATGCTATGTCAGATGTACGCTTTTACAAACGACCATCAACTAAACCGCTTCCTTGGTACTGCCCAATGGAACTGGGTGACTTTCGCATTCCGATCGCTGGAATTTCTAAA atGCCATCTGAAGTGAGGTTACCTGAAATGGCACTGATAGCTAAGACGAGTACATCTAATGCGCCGGATAAGGAAGtgccaattaaaaatgtcGCACAATGGACAGATAACGATAGAACCATTCACACACAAGAGGATATTATCCGTGGCTATGTGTACGGCAGCAAGACTATTCCTGTTTCAG ATGAATCTAAGAAAGAGATGACTCCcaaaaataacgataaatgttacaaaattcaTGGCTTTACTTCAAGAAAAAACATTCCTATGGAATACTGGTTGTCAGATGGCTCGTATGTCATTGTACCTGCTAATGAG TCCGTAAGTGCACCATTTTATAGTCTGGTACAAGCCATGGTTGAGAAAAACGTTGTTGCAATAGTGGAGAAGGTCTATAGAGCAAACACTGAGGCTAATATGGTGGCATTATTTCCAAGTGTCGATGTACCCAATGAACCATGG tGCCTTATTGAGATTGGTTTGCCGTTCGAGCGAGATTATGGAGCAATAGGACAGAGACCGTTGAAATCTGTTATGAGTCAATTGTCGAAGGAGCAGAGTGATGCCATAGACGACCTATTAACATCCTTAGAATTGCCTGATGC TGCCGACGATGACGCGACTGGCGGCAGTGAGAAATATTTACCTGGATATATGCCAGATCCTGGAATGCAACACATGTGGGATACATTAGCACATCGCGCGCTTAATCCAGATAAACCGTTGCCGCCTATTGCTGACGATGTGTTAAATCTTCTGGAACAACCCGAATTTGTGAAAGAAAAATGCAAACCAGCGACTGAAAGGatcaaaaacttatttttcttagagaaaaagaaacctCTTAATAGAAA GCGTAATAAATCGCAAGAAGAGGATAACAAACAATTGGATACTAACAATGATGCGCTTATGATGCAGACAGTTAAAAAAGAGGATAGAAATATCGTACAAGACAATAACGATAAATCGGAAAAT